A part of Aegilops tauschii subsp. strangulata cultivar AL8/78 chromosome 2, Aet v6.0, whole genome shotgun sequence genomic DNA contains:
- the LOC109744483 gene encoding 1,4-alpha-glucan-branching enzyme 2, chloroplastic/amyloplastic: protein MATFAVSGATLGVARAGVGVARAGSERRGGADLPSLLLRKKDSSRAVLSRAASPGKVLVPDGESDDLASPAQPEELQIPEDIEEQTAEVNMTGGTAEKLQSSEPTQGIVETITDGVTKGVKELVVGEKPRVVPKPGDGQKIYEIDPTLKDFRSHLDYRYSEYKRIRAAIDQHEGGLEAFSRGYEKLGFTRSAEGITYREWAPGAHSAALVGDFNNWNPNADTMTRDDYGVWEIFLPNNADGSSAIPHGSRVKIRMDTPSGVKDSISAWIKFSVQAPGEIPFNGIYYDPPEEEKYVFQHPQPKRPESLRIYESHIGMSSPEPKINSYANFRDEVLPRIKRLGYNAVQIMAIQEHSYYASFGYHVTNFFAPSSRFGTPEDLKSLIDRAHELGLLVLMDIVHSHSSNNTLDGLNGFDGTDTHYFHGGPRGHHWMWDSRLFNYGSWEVLRFLLSNARWWLEEYKFDGFRFDGVTSMMYTHHGLQMTFTGNYGEYFGFATDVDAVVYLMLVNDLIHGLYPDAVSIGEDVSGMPTFCIPVPDGGVGFDYRLHMAVADKWIELLKQSDESWKMGDIVHTLTNRRWLEKCVTYAESHDQALVGDKTIAFWLMDKDMYDFMALDRPSTPRIDRGIALHKMIRLVTMGLGGEGYLNFMGNEFGHPEWIDFPRGPQTLPTGKVLPGNNNSYDKCRRRFDLGDADFLRYRGMQEFDQAMQHLEEKYGFMTSEHQYVSRKHEEDKVIIFERGDLVFVFNFHWSNSFFDYRVGCSKPGKYKVALDSDDALFGGFSRLDHDVDYFTTEHPHDNRPRSFSVYTPSRTAVVYALTE from the exons ATGGCGACGTTCGCGGTGTCCGGCGCGACTCTCGGTGTGGCGCGGGCCGGCGTCGGAGTGGCGCGGGCCGGCTCGGAGCGGAGGGGCGGGGCGGACTTGCCGTCGCTGCTCCTCAGGAAGAAGGACTCCTCTC GCGCCGTCCTGAGCCGCGCGGCCTCTCCAGGGAAGGTCCTGGTGCCTGACGGCGAGAGCGACGACTTGGCAAGTCCGGCGCAACCTGAAGAATTACAG ATACCTGAAGATATCGAGGAGCAAACGGCGGAAGTGAACATGACAGGGGGGACTGCAGAGAAACTTCAATCTTCAGAACCGACTCAGGGCATTGTGGAAACAATCACTGATGGTGTAACCAAAGGAGTTAAGGAACTAGTCGTGGGGGAGAAACCGCGAGTTGTCCCAAAACCAGGAGATGGGCAGAAAATATACGAGATTGACCCAACACTGAAAGATTTTCGGAGCCATCTTGACTACCG ATACAGCGAATACAAGAGAATTCGTGCTGCTATTGACCAACATGAAGGTGGATTGGAAGCATTTTCTCGTGGTTATGAAAAGCTTGGATTTACCCGCAG TGCTGAAGGTATCACTTACCGAGAATGGGCTCCTGGAGCGCAT TCTGCAGCATTAGTAGGTGACTTCAACAATTGGAATCCAAATGCAGATACTATGACCAGA GATGATTATGGTGTTTGGGAGATTTTCCTCCCTAACAACGCTGATGGATCCTCAGCTATTCCTCATGGCTCACGTGTAAAG ATACGGATGGATACTCCATCCGGTGTGAAGGATTCAATTTCTGCTTGGATCAAGTTCTCTGTGCAGGCTCCAGGTGAAATACCTTTCAATGGCATATATTATGATCCACCTGAAGAG GAGAAGTATGTCTTCCAACATCCTCAACCTAAACGACCAGAGTCACTAAGGATTTATGAATCACACATTGGAATGAGCAGCCCG GAACCGAAGATAAATTCATATGCTAATTTTAGGGATGAGGTGTTGCCAAGAATTAAAAGGCTTGGATACAATGCAGTGCAGATAATGGCAATCCAGGAGCATTCATACTATGCAAGCTTTGG GTACCATGTTACTAATTTTTTTGCACCAAGTAGCCGTTTTGGAACTCCAGAGGACTTAAAATCCTTGATCGATAGAGCACATGAGCTTGGTTTGCTTGTTCTTATGGATATTGTTCATAG TCATTCGTCAAATAATACCCTTGACGGTTTGAATGGTTTCGATGGCACTGATACACATTACTTCCACGGTGGTCCACGCGGCCATCATTGGATGTGGGATTCTCGTCTATTCAACTATGGGAGTTGGGAA GTATTGAGATTCTTACTGTCAAACGCGAGATGGTGGCTTGAAGAATATAAGTTTGATGGATTTCGATTTGATGGGGTGACCTCCATGATGTATACTCACCATGGATTACAA ATGACATTTACTGGGAACTATGGCGAATATTTTGGATTTGCTACTGATGTTGATGCGGTAGTTTACTTGATGCTGGTCAACGATCTAATTCATGGACTTTATCCTGATGCTGTATCCATTGGTGAAGAT GTCAGTGGAATGCCTACATTTTGCATCCCTGTTCCAGATGGTGGTGTTGGTTTTGACTACCGCCTGCATATGGCTGTAGCAGATAAATGGATTGAACTCCTCAA GCAAAGTGACGAATCTTGGAAAATGGGCGATATTGTGCACACCCTAACAAATAGAAGGTGGCTTGAGAAGTGTGTAACTTATGCAGAAAGTCATGATCAAGCACTAGTTGGTGACAAGACTATTGCATTCTGGTTGATGGATAAG GATATGTATGATTTCATGGCTCTGGATAGGCCTTCAACTCCTCGCATTGATCGTGGCATAGCATTACATAAAATGATCAGGCTTGTCACCATGGGTTTAGGTGGTGAAGGCTATCTTAACTTCATGGGAAATGAGTTTGGGCATCCTG AATGGATAGATTTTCCAAGAGGCCCACAAACTCTTCCAACCGGCAAAGTTCTCCCTGGAAATAACAATAGTTATGATAAATGCCGCCGTAGATTTGATCTT GGAGATGCAGATTTTCTTAGATATCGTGGTATGCAAGAGTTCGATCAGGCAATGCAGCATCTTGAGGAAAAATATGGG TTTATGACATCTGAGCACCAGTATGTTTCACGGAAACATGAGGAAGATAAGGTGATCATCTTCGAAAGAGGAGATTTGGTATTTGTTTTCAACTTCCACTGGAGCAATAGCTTTTTTGACTACCGTGTTGGGTGTTCCAAGCCTGGGAAGTACAAG GTGGCCTTGGACTCCGACGATGCACTCTTTGGTGGATTCAGCAGGCTTGATCATGATGTCGACTACTTCACAACC GAACATCCGCATGACAACAGGCCGCGCTCTTTCTCGGTGTACACTCCGAGCAGAACTGCGGTCGTGTATGCCCTTACAGAGTAA